The genomic region GTTCCTTTGTTATCCAGTTGGAAGATATGATGAGGAGACAATTGAAGTAGCAAAAGAATTAGGAATAAAAGCTGCAGTTACTACTGAAAATGGATTTGCGACTTTTTCAGATGGATTACATTCCTTAAAGAGAGTGAGAATATCCCCTATGGATATAGAAGCTTTTAAGAGTATTTTTAGTGATTTTATATATTAATATTACTTTAGTTTAGTGGACATACGTCCACTTTTTTTATTTTTATTTAGTTTATGTTTTTAAATAATGGTATCCTCCAAATATCATTAATTAACTTAAAAGATTAGCTAATATCAACAAACTAATAAAACATGGACTTATTTTAAAAAATTTTTTTGTGCTGCATATATAGATTATTGAGGAGGTGATAATATGGCAGCAACATTAACAGATAACAAGTTAGTAATAAGATATAAAGTAGGGGTTAACGAGGCTGGAAGAGATATTTTTAAGCAGCAAACATTAAAAAATATTAATCCTGAAGTTACAGATGAAAAGTTAGTAGAGATTTCAGATTTAGTAGCTGCAGTATTAGACTATAGCGTGGCTGCAGTTAGAAAGGATCAAAGCTTCGCTTTAAGCAGATAGTCATAATATAAGTTATAGAAAGGAGGAAAATAAGTGATAGAAAGAACTTTAGTCATGGAATTTAAAGATGCTTTTGGGAAAAAGTATACTTTGTCAATAAAGGATGTTAAAGAAGAGCTTAAGGATGCTGATATTTTAGCTCTTATGAATGGAATTTTGGTAAATAATCTTATTTCAACAGAAAATGGCAGTTTAGTTGAAAAAGTATCAGCTAATGTTATAACAAAAGAAACTACTGAAGTAGAGATTTAATATATAAGGCACTATAAAATCTTAAGGTTTTATAGTGCTTTTTTATTACATTTATGAAGGAAATTAGCACTAGATTATAGAATAATATAAATAAACCATTCATTAATAATTTCTAAATATAATTCTAATCCTTATAAAATATCATATCTAATATTAGAATGCTCAAATAATAATTATAACTTTTAGTAATGATTTGCCAATAAATTGAAAAAATAGTTAATTATCAATATGTAAAGGATATATTATATACATATTTTAAAAAAGTTTCCCCATTTATGTTAAAATTTAAATATTTATTAGAATAGGTATAAAATATATAAAGTAGAAAAATTAACTATTATTGATATTTAAAAAATATTAAGATAGAATAGTAAAAAATATAGAAAATTATGTAATAAAACGGTATAATAGTAAATCGTGAGTATAATAGTAAATGATATCCCTACCTTGTAATAAGTTGTAATAAAACAAATAGAGGTGATTTATATGGTTGTAGAATCTAGCAAAAATAAGATGGAAGGCTTAAGAGAACTTATTAATGAAATGATAGTTTCAGACAACTATGATTCAGATTTTCTAGTGCAAAAAAGTCAAGAATTAGACAAATTAATAGTACAAGCTATGAAGGAAAAGAATTTTGCTAAAAGGGTATTTGGAAATGACTATGTTTATGAATTTGAGCTTGTAGTAGATAAAATTAAAGCCTTCGATAAAATGTATGATAGCATGAGGATTGTTGATCCTATTAAAAAAGAGGTTTTAGAAATAAAAGAAGGAGAGCTAAGGAAAGTAAAATCCTTTTGCTATAAAATTTGGTATAATGATTATGTATGTGAAAATTGTATTTCCTCAAGGGCTTGCATTAGTAATGAAATAGTTGTAAAGGTTGACTTAAGTGGGAATAAAATTCTTATGATGGTTGCAATTCCTATTAAAATATATGGTAAGAATCTTTCATTGGAATTATTTAAGGATATAACAATGAGTTTTCTTATTGAGAATAGAGATAAGAATAATGATAGAAGCTTATTTGACTTAATAAAAAATATGAATCAGGTGGCTGTTAAGGATAAGGTGACTGGTTTATATAGTAAAAAATATATATATGAAAGACTTCCGGCAGATATAATTAAAGCATCTATAGAAAATCAACAAATATCTATTATATTTTTAGATTTAGATTTTTATAAATCTAATAATAATAATTTAGATGATATAGATTACATATTAAAGGAACTAGCAGATAATTTAAATAAAATAATGAATATTGCTAGTTGGGCAGCAAGATATGAAGAGGATAAACTATTAATAGTTATACCTAATGCAGGAACTTATGATAGTGATAATATTGAAAGTGTACAGTTGTTTATAGAAGGGTTAATTGAAAATATCTTAGAAAATAAATATTTTATTTCTAATAAGGAAATAGAATTAAATCCAAGCTATGGTATATATAATATTCCCAAGGGTAATGAAGAATTAAATGTTGAAGAGATTATTAAAAGAGCAAGAAAAAACCTAAAGCCAGTGTATTAAAGTAGGGATAAATAGAATATAATAATAAAGGTCTTTTAAAAATTTTCGGAACTTTTTGTATATGAGGTGTGACAATATGTTCTTAATATTTGGAATTGATACGGTTAGAAAAGAAATTCCTTATGATAAATTGATTATTTGCAGTAAATGCGGAAGATATGGAAGATATAATGTTTATATGCTGTGTAAGTGTTTTAGCTTGTTTTTTATACCAATTATTAAATGGGATAGACATTATTATGTTGAAAGCACATGCTGCGGAGCCTTATATGAATTAAATCAAGAAGTTGGAAATAGATTAAGAAGCGGCGAAAATATTGAAATAAGTGATAGAGATCTTATTTATATAGGAAATAATAATGAGTGGACTTATTCAAAAAATACATATAATAAAAGGTGTGTAAATTGTGGTTACATAGCACAAGAAGATTTTGAATATTGTCCAAAGTGCGGTCATAAATTAGGGGACTGACCCCAATCCATTTAATGGAATGGGGTCAGTCCCCATTATAAAAGTTTCATAACATCTAGATAGTGGCTTCTAAAATCTCCTTCTTCAATATCGTAACTTAAATCATATTTATAATTATCTAGGGCTGTTTCTGTTAAGTGTTTTTTCTGTTCCTTTGTCAGAATGTTTACATAGTTTATTCTATTAACGTGAATAGAAACTGTATGCCATATTTCCTTTAGAACTTCTATTTCAAGCGGTAATCTAGCATCTGGAATTATTGCAATGTCAAAGTCATCTTCAACCAACTTTAGAATTTTAATTAATTCATCAATAATAATCCTTTTATTTTTACTTCTTAGCTTATCACCTAGATTTTGAAGAATACTTCTTCCCTTTTCGTCCTTTTCTCCATTCCAACCATAGATTTCTTTTGCAAGCATTTTTATATAATCAGCATAATGAAAAATAAATACTTTTAACCCCTGTGCTTCCAAATCCTTTTTTAAGTTTCTAGCAAAGGTATCTTTTCCGTGACCAGCTTTGCCAGATATAGTTATACATTTCATTTATAGCCCTCCTTATGTTTTACATAATAGTAATATAAAACAAAATGCTATAAATAACAATTATATTTTATAATAATTTACTTCTTAACATTAATATAATAGAGTTTCAATACAAAATAAAAAATCCCTATTAAATTAAATAGGGACTATCACTTTTATAATATCAAGCTTGTTATTTAGCTATATATTTTGTCTAGGTCTAGGAATTAATTTTATTTTTCATTTGTTCAACAGGGAAATAATGATCTTTATGAGTATATTCAGTTGATTCAAAAAGAATAATATCAGGATTAAATAAGTTTATATAGTATTCATAATTAATTACATTGTGATAATTATGAACCTTTATATATTCTGAAAAGCTTTCAGTTAAAAATTTATCCTTTTCATTAAAATAACTGCCTGCAAAAACTAGTATTTTTGGTGCATCAGTGTTCTTTAAATTTCTATAATGAACAAAGGTTCTAAATTGTTTAGATATTTCTATTTTATCTTTATATTCATCTACTTCTATTGAATTATTATCAATTAAATTATATTTATATGTATATTCAGAAATAGGAAAATAAGAAACAGGTAAAGTTGTATTTTCTACTTCATATTTCTCAAATTTATTAATATCAAGAGGATCTACTGAGGAATCTAATGAATGAAGTCTATCTAATATAGCTGATATAGCAATAATTGCTCCTGTTTCGTTCCAGTGATTTGCATCATATTTTTCGTCAAATACCTGAATTGTATCCTTGTATTTTTCTAGAACTTCACCATTATAAATGTAGTTTATTTTTTTTTCTTCAAGTAAAGATAATAGATATTCTAAATTTTCATTTTTATAATTATAGCCAATAGGAAGATATTCTTGGTAAACAGTTATTTTACTTGGTTCCAAAGCATATAAAAATTTTATATCATTATTATTACAATATTCTTGAAGTTTTACAATAAAATCAGAAAATATTTCTTGAAACTCCTCATCAAAGCTTGCTCTTTCTAATTTAGAATAAATATATCCATTTTCTCCATATTGATAACTAGGATGAACCATATCATTAAATATTTTATCCATTCCTAGAGTGTAAGCTGTAATCATTGTATCCCTAAATCCTATACGATCTTCTATGTAACTTTCAATATTATTTGTTATATCTCCATTAGTTATGTCTGAAAAATTTGTTAAGTTTCTATTATCAATTGATGAAACTTGATTTTCTTTAAAATTCATTGTTATTATCGGAATTATAATAATAATTGAAAATAAAATTATTCTAAAAATATGTATTCTTTTCATTTTATCACCTCATTAAAATTGGAAATATATAAAAGGACTGTAGGTTGAATTAACTATAAAAATAATTGAAATAATAAATAAAATACCAATTAATATTGTTTTAACTAATTCAAAGCCTTTAATATTTTTATATTTTTTAAATATGTTACTTATTAAAGGTGTAGAAAGAACAGCTCCTATTATGATCCAAACTATGAGTTTAGTATTTAAGAAATATCTATAATCAAAGCTCACATAATCGTATTGTTTTATACCAAACATTATAGCGATAAATTTAATAGCTTCAGATATACTGTTAACTCTAAAAAATACCCATCCAAGCATCACGATAAATAAAGTTAAAATTAATTTAATAAAGTTTGGTATTTTTTTGTACCAGTCTTTATCTTTTATTAATCTTTCAATAACCATAAAAAGTCCGTGCCAAAATCCCCAAATTATAAAGTTAGGGCTAGCACCATGCCAAATTCCTGTTGCAAAAAATACTATTAATAGATTGATTAATGTTCGAGTACTTCCTTTTCTATTTCCGCCTAGAGGAATATATAAATACTCTTTAAACCAAGTAGAAAGAGAAATGTGCCATCTTCTCCAAAATTCCCTTATTGATTTTGATATATAAGGATAATTGAAATTCTCTATAAAATTAAAGCCAAACATATTAGCTAAACCAATTGCCATATCTGAATAACCTGAAAAGTCAAAGTAAATTTGTAGTGTATAGCAAATTATTGCTATCCATGAACTAGGTGTGTCTATGCCTGTATTTAGTACAGAAAATATATCGTCTGACATGTTTCCTAAAATATCAGAAATTATTACTTTTTTTGCCAAACCAAATATAAATCTTTCTATTCCATAACTAAATTTTTCAATAGTTATAGATCTATTCCTAATTTGCTCATCTATATGTTTATATTTAATAATTGGCCCAGAGGTTACTTTTGGAAATAAGGACATGTAAAGGGCAACATAAAATGGATTTTTATTTACTACTGCGTCACCTCTATATATGTCAACTATATAAGATATTGCTTGAAAGCTAATAAAGGAAATTCCAAGAGGAAGAGCAATATATTTTAAAGGAATACTAGTATTAAACAAGTGATTAGTGACCTTAATTGAAAAATCAAAATATTTATAGTAAAAAAGTATAAATAAATTTATAATAACTCCTATTGTTAATATAATTTTACTTGTATTTCTATTATTATTTTTAAAATTACTTATTAAAATTCCTAAAATATAGTTTATTAATATGTAGATAAGAAGCAAAAATGTATGATTTACACTTGCCCATGCATAAAATATTAAGCTAGTTATTAATAGTATATAATTTTTAAAACGATTACCTACAAAAAAATATATAATTAATGTGATAGGTAAAAATAAAAAAATAAACGTTTGGGAATTGAATACCATAATTACTCTCCTTTTTTATACTAATATATATTTTTTCGTTTTGACATTATTATTATAACATTAAAAAATTTGAAAAATATTAATATTATTTAAAATATTTATATTAGGTGTATATTTTAAAAACAATAAAATCAAATACAAAGAATAAATGGCTATATAGCATATTATTACCATGTGATTTAAATAAAATACTTAATTATTAGATAGGCTTAATTAATTTATTATTCAAAATGAATTTATTATAATTAATGTATTTGTTGGAGAAATTTATAAAAAAATGTTGAATATTAAGAAAAAAGAAATTATAATGATACTAAATTCAAAAAATGAAACTCAAAAAATGAATTATAAAAATCTGTTCTTAGAAAGGAGAATATAGTGGAAAAGGAAATAAAAATTTTACAATTGTTAAATACGAATAGTGGAATGAGACAATCTGATATAGCTAAAGAAGCAAATATTTCTGTAGGCAAGGTTAATTATGCTATTAAGGATCTTTTAATGGAAGAATACATAATAAAAAAGATGTTTTCAAGAAAACCACACTATATATTAACTGAAAAGGGCATTGACATACTAGAAAAATATATGAAATCATCTATTGAGAAGAAAATTATACTTCATGCAAATGAAAAAAGAGATGTTAGACAAGCAGTAATACTTTCTGCAGGAAGGTCTAGAGATTTTGATTTACCAGTAAGTTTACTAGAAATTGGGGAGAAGAGTTTAATTGAAAGAACAATAGATTTATTACGTGAAAATAATATTGAAAAAATATTAATAATTACAGGCTATAAAAATGAAGCTTTTGATAAAATAGCAAGAGAAAAAAATATAGAAATTGTAATTAATGATAGATACAAATGGACAGGTACCATGGCGTCTTTAGCTTTAGCTAATGATTTTATTAAAGATGATTTTATTTTAATTGAAAGTGATGTTCTTTTTGAAGAAAGAGCAATATCAGAATTATTAAAAGCAAAAGATAGAGATTGTGTAATTATAACAAATGAATCAGGTTCTGGGGATGAAACTTTTGTTGAATTAAGAGACGGATATATTTATAAAATGTCAAAGGATATACATCAGCTTAATAAAATAGATGGAGAAATGATAGGGTTAAGTAAAATTTCATTAGAAGTTTTTAATAAGATGATGAAAGAATACAGATTTAATAGAAATCCATATTTAAATTATGAGTATATGCTTTTAGATATAGCTAGAAATTATAAAATAGGATGTCTTAAGATAGATGATTTAGTTTGGTCTGAAGTTGATAAGAAAGAAGACCTGCAAAAAATAATAAAGTATGTTTATCCAAGAATGAAGAGAAAGGAATTAGAAGTTAAGTTTAATAATATAAAAAGAATTGTTAGTGAAGCCTTGAAGGTGGAAGAAGATAAAGTAGAAGCCATTGAACCAATAGGTGGAATGACAAATAAAAATTATAAAATAACTATAAATGGAGAAGATTTTGTTATAAGAATTCCTGGAGTAGGAACAGAGGACTTTATAGATAGGAAAAATGAAAAAATTAATTCGCTGTTATCTTGGAAATTAGGAATTAATTATGATTTGGAATATTTTAATGAAGAAAATGGAATTAAAATAGCAAAATACATAAAAAAGCTAGAAACTCTTAATCCAACAACTGCAAAGAAAGAAGAAAATATGAGACTGGTTGCTCAAGTTTTAAAGAAACTTCATAATTCAGAAATAAAGTTAAATAATGAATTTAATGTTTTTGATTTAATTGTTCATTATGATAAATTAATTGACAAGTATAATGGTGAAAGATACAAAGATCACAATATAATTTATGAAAAAGTAATGAAATTAAAGCCTTTACTTGAAGAAGGTAGTTATGAATTGAGACCATGTCATTGTGATACTGTTCCAGAAAATTTTATAAAAAGTGGAGAAGATAAAATATATTTAATTGATTGGGAATATAGTGGTATGAATGATCCAATGTGGGATTTAGCAGCATTTTCTCTTGAATGTGGTTTCTCTGAAGATGATGAAGAATTATTCATTAATTATTATTTTAATGGAAGTATAGAGGAGAGTCATAGGAAAAGAATATTTATTAATAAAATACTTCAAGATTTCCTTTGGAGTCTCTGGACAATAATTAAAGAAGCAAGAGGAGATAATTTTGGAAGTTATGGAATTGATAGATATAATAGGGCTATAGAAAATTTAGAGAAAATAGAATTTATGTTAGTATAAGAGATAGACATTATTATGAAATAAATAGGTGACTGCTGTAGTAGTCACTTTTTTATTTTTATAGAAATTTTAAAAAAAATAAGCAGAATTTCGACAGAAAAAAAGGAAAAAATTTTAAAAATAGAATGATAATAGAAAAATAGTTTTTTTCGACAATAACTAATTTAGTTAACTTTAATTAAACTTTTAAAATAATAAAAAATATATCAAAAATGTTAAAGATATACTAATTGCCAAGTTAGTATTGTAGGTTTATTTTGATAAATTTATGTGTTATAATCACTTTGACATTGAATATAAGTAAAATATAATAGAATAATTGTAGAATTTGATGTATTAATTACAAAAAAGGGGTTTTTTAAAGTGCGCTTAAAGGTTTGGGAGGGAGATAAGCTTAATGGATAATATAAATCTTAATAGAAATTTGGAAATAAATAATTCAAAGAAAATCGATGTTGTAAATAATAAAGAAAATAAATTAGTATATAACTTTTTAAAAAGAACAATTGATATAATAGGTTCTTTATGTGGGCTAATATTATTAAGTCCTCTATTAGTAGTTGTAGGAATGTTAATAAGATTAGATTCTAAAGGACCTATTATATTTGCGCAAAAAAGAGTTGGTTTGAATGGTAAGGAATTTAAAATGTATAAATTTAGGTCTATGGTTGTAAATGCAGAGGAATTGAAGGACAAACTTAAAGAAAATAATGAAATGTCTGGTCCAATGTTTAAAATGAAAGATGATCCTAGAATAACAAGGATTGGTAAGTTTATAAGAAAAACAAGTATAGATGAATTGCCGCAACTAGTTAATGTTCTTAAGGGAGATATGAGTTTAGTGGGTCCAAGACCAAGTTTACCAAAAGAAGTAAAAAGTTTTGAAACATGGATGTTAAAAAGACTTGAAGTTAAACCTGGACTTACGTGTTATTGGCAGGTTATGGGGAGAAATAGTATAGATTTCGAAGATTGGATGAAGTTAGATATTAAATATATTAATGAAAGAAACTTTTTATTAGATATAAAACTTATATTAAAAACCTTTGTTCTTTTGTTTGGTGATGAAAATGCAAATTAAATAACTTTTTATTAAGGAGATGATAATATGAAAGGTATAATATTAGCTGGAGGTTCAGGAACAAGATTATATCCAGTTACAAAAGCAATGTCGAAACAAATGGTTCCTATATATGATAAGCCGATGATTTATTATCCAATGTCTGTGCTTATGTTAGCAGGTATAAGGGAAATATTAATAATATCAACACCAAGAGATATTGTTAACTTTAAGGAATTATTCAAGGATGGTTCAGAACTGGGATTAAGTATAGAATATGCAATTCAAGAAAAGCCAAATGGCTTAGCAGAAGCTTTTATAATTGGAGAGGATTTTATAGGTGATGATAATGTTGCTATGATTCTTGGGGATAATATTTTTTATGGACAAAGCTTCTCAAGTCATTTAAAAGAAGCTGCTTCTATAGAAAAGGGAGCTATGATCTTTGGATATTATGTACAAGATCCAAGGTCTTTTGGAGTAGTTGAGTTTGATGAAAATAATAATGTAATTTCAATAGAGGAAAAACCGGAAAAACCAAAGTCAAAATATGCAGTTCCAGGTTTATATTTTTATGATAACACTGTTGTTAAAAAGGCAAAGGAATTAAGACCTTCTGCAAGAGGAGAACTTGAAATAACAGATTTAAATAGAATTTATATGGAAGAAGGAACATTAAAAGTAAACTTGCTTGGAAGAGGAATGGCTTGGTTAGATACAGGAACTCATTCTTCAATGCTTCAAGCATCTAATTTTGTTGAAGCTATTCAAAATACTCAAGGAACTTATATTGCTTGTCTTGAAGAAATTGCTTTTAGAAATCACTGGATTAGTTCAGAAAAAGTTCTTAAATTAGCAAAACCTTTAATGAAAACAAGTTATGGAAAATACTTGGAGGCAATTGTAGATGAGTATAATAATAGATAATATTATTAAAATCATAGGAGCAATAAATAATGAATGTTAAGGAAAGAAAATATATTGTGAATTTGATGGTATTTTCATTCTCTATTTTTATGTTGTACGCAGTAATAATTCCATTTAATAATGCACCTGATGAACAATTAAGGTTTGATATTGTGGATTTTATACTCAAATATAAGGAATTGCCAATTGGTGGTGATCCAAGATTATTCTATGGTGATTTTGGAGTTACTTACGCTTTTAAGCCTTATATTGCATATGTATTTTCAGCTTTACTTTGTATCTTGGCTGAGTTACTAAAAATAAATATTGAGCCTTTTATGATTTCGAGATTTTTTTCCGTATTATGTGGTGTTGGAACAGTTTATTTTACTTATTTAATTTGTAAAAAAATATTTAAAGAAAGCAAAATTAAGTATGTATTACCTATATTTTTTGCTAGTATTCCTCAATTTTCCTTTTTGAATTCTTATGTTAATCAGGATTCATTAATGATTTTTTTAAGTTCAATAACAGTATTTTTGTGGATTGAAGGAATTTCAAACAATTGGGAGTGGGACATTGTAATAAAGATTTCAATAGTAAATGGGATTATAATGTTAACCTATATGAACGGCTACTCTATAATTTTATGTACAGTTATACTAGTGATATTAACATATAAAAATAAAAATTCAGAGTTTTTTAAGAAGACTATGTTTTTTACTCTGATATCTCTTTTAATTAGTGGATGGTTTTTTGTTAGAAATTTGATTATTTATAATGGTGAGTTATTTGGAGACACTATTTCATTAGAATTACAAGAGAAATTAGCAATAGATTCTTTGAAGCCTTCATTAAGGGATGTTCCTTATAAACATGGCTTAAATATGATTACTATGTTAATTAAAACTGATTGGTTAAAAAAGACATTTATGAGTTTTTGGGCTATGTTAGGTAATATGGATATAAGGTTGAATTCAGTTTATTATTATCTATTTATGGTAATATCTATGTTAACGGTCTTAGTAATAATTGCGAAGGTTAAAAGTGCAATAGTAAATAGAAAATATAATGATGCATTTAAGTTGAGAATAGTTTTTATTTTCGAAATTTTAATAGTAATAATATTATCGATAATTTATTCGACATATAATGATTTTCAACCTCAAGGAAGGTATATATATCCAGCAATTATACCTATAATAATTTTTATAGGAGAAACTTTTGAGTATATTATTAATAAATTTAGACTTAAGGAATGGATAGTATATTTATTCATTGGTGTAATAATTATTTTTAATATTGCTTTACCAATATTAGCTATGATTAAAAAATATTATTTTGTTGTTTAGGAGGAAAATATTGATTAACAAAAAAAGGGGTAAAATTCTTTCAATACTTTTTTTACTTTGTATTATATTAATAATTTTAATTAACTTTCCTAGGGGAAAAGAGTATACATATGTAAAAACTTTAAGCGGTAATATTGGTGATTTATCAGATATTTCAGAAATTAAACAGACTTTCTATGCAAATGAAGATAATTTATATGGAGTAGGGATAATATTTGGTAAATATATGAGTAAATATACTTCAGATATAGAAATTAAGATTTCTGATAAGGATAATAATGTTATTACAAAGGAGATTATTAATGGTAAAAATATTAAAGAAGGAAAATTTACTAAAATATACTTTGATCCAATTATGGTCTCAAAAGGAGAAGAATATAGTATATATATAAATTCTTTGGATAAGGATACTGAGCAGAAAATTACAATATATTCTTCGCTTTATAATGATTACACTTATGGGGATTTATATATAGATGGAGATGTTAAGGATTTTGATATTTCATTTATGGCAGAATATAAGAAAAGTATTAATAGTTCAATTTATGAAATTATTAGCCAGATGAATTTATCACCTATATATTTAATTATAATTATAGTAATACTTTTTACTAGTTTGTTTAACTTAATTAATATTATAAATAATTTGATTTCTGAGGAGAGATAAATATGAAAAAAATATGTATATTAGGAATAGGAAATGCACAATTAGATGCTATTAATTATTGCAAAGAAAAGGGATATAAAGTTTATGCTTGTAGTTACAATGATCAAGGCAGAGATAAAGCTGAATTAGATG from Clostridium isatidis harbors:
- a CDS encoding DUF2922 domain-containing protein, with amino-acid sequence MIERTLVMEFKDAFGKKYTLSIKDVKEELKDADILALMNGILVNNLISTENGSLVEKVSANVITKETTEVEI
- the rfbA gene encoding glucose-1-phosphate thymidylyltransferase RfbA, with the protein product MKGIILAGGSGTRLYPVTKAMSKQMVPIYDKPMIYYPMSVLMLAGIREILIISTPRDIVNFKELFKDGSELGLSIEYAIQEKPNGLAEAFIIGEDFIGDDNVAMILGDNIFYGQSFSSHLKEAASIEKGAMIFGYYVQDPRSFGVVEFDENNNVISIEEKPEKPKSKYAVPGLYFYDNTVVKKAKELRPSARGELEITDLNRIYMEEGTLKVNLLGRGMAWLDTGTHSSMLQASNFVEAIQNTQGTYIACLEEIAFRNHWISSEKVLKLAKPLMKTSYGKYLEAIVDEYNNR
- a CDS encoding sugar transferase, producing MDNINLNRNLEINNSKKIDVVNNKENKLVYNFLKRTIDIIGSLCGLILLSPLLVVVGMLIRLDSKGPIIFAQKRVGLNGKEFKMYKFRSMVVNAEELKDKLKENNEMSGPMFKMKDDPRITRIGKFIRKTSIDELPQLVNVLKGDMSLVGPRPSLPKEVKSFETWMLKRLEVKPGLTCYWQVMGRNSIDFEDWMKLDIKYINERNFLLDIKLILKTFVLLFGDENAN
- a CDS encoding zinc ribbon domain-containing protein, which translates into the protein MFLIFGIDTVRKEIPYDKLIICSKCGRYGRYNVYMLCKCFSLFFIPIIKWDRHYYVESTCCGALYELNQEVGNRLRSGENIEISDRDLIYIGNNNEWTYSKNTYNKRCVNCGYIAQEDFEYCPKCGHKLGD
- a CDS encoding MBOAT family O-acyltransferase codes for the protein MFNTSIPLKYIALPLGISFISFQAISYIVDIYRGDAVVNKNPFYVALYMSLFPKVTSGPIIKYKHIDEQIRNRSITIEKFSYGIERFIFGLAKKVIISDILGNMSDDIFSVLNTGIDTPSSWIAIICYTLQIYFDFSGYSDMAIGLANMFGFNFIENFNYPYISKSIREFWRRWHISLSTWFKEYLYIPLGGNRKGSTRTLINLLIVFFATGIWHGASPNFIIWGFWHGLFMVIERLIKDKDWYKKIPNFIKLILTLFIVMLGWVFFRVNSISEAIKFIAIMFGIKQYDYVSFDYRYFLNTKLIVWIIIGAVLSTPLISNIFKKYKNIKGFELVKTILIGILFIISIIFIVNSTYSPFIYFQF
- a CDS encoding NTP transferase domain-containing protein, with amino-acid sequence MEKEIKILQLLNTNSGMRQSDIAKEANISVGKVNYAIKDLLMEEYIIKKMFSRKPHYILTEKGIDILEKYMKSSIEKKIILHANEKRDVRQAVILSAGRSRDFDLPVSLLEIGEKSLIERTIDLLRENNIEKILIITGYKNEAFDKIAREKNIEIVINDRYKWTGTMASLALANDFIKDDFILIESDVLFEERAISELLKAKDRDCVIITNESGSGDETFVELRDGYIYKMSKDIHQLNKIDGEMIGLSKISLEVFNKMMKEYRFNRNPYLNYEYMLLDIARNYKIGCLKIDDLVWSEVDKKEDLQKIIKYVYPRMKRKELEVKFNNIKRIVSEALKVEEDKVEAIEPIGGMTNKNYKITINGEDFVIRIPGVGTEDFIDRKNEKINSLLSWKLGINYDLEYFNEENGIKIAKYIKKLETLNPTTAKKEENMRLVAQVLKKLHNSEIKLNNEFNVFDLIVHYDKLIDKYNGERYKDHNIIYEKVMKLKPLLEEGSYELRPCHCDTVPENFIKSGEDKIYLIDWEYSGMNDPMWDLAAFSLECGFSEDDEELFINYYFNGSIEESHRKRIFINKILQDFLWSLWTIIKEARGDNFGSYGIDRYNRAIENLEKIEFMLV
- a CDS encoding diguanylate cyclase domain-containing protein, giving the protein MVVESSKNKMEGLRELINEMIVSDNYDSDFLVQKSQELDKLIVQAMKEKNFAKRVFGNDYVYEFELVVDKIKAFDKMYDSMRIVDPIKKEVLEIKEGELRKVKSFCYKIWYNDYVCENCISSRACISNEIVVKVDLSGNKILMMVAIPIKIYGKNLSLELFKDITMSFLIENRDKNNDRSLFDLIKNMNQVAVKDKVTGLYSKKYIYERLPADIIKASIENQQISIIFLDLDFYKSNNNNLDDIDYILKELADNLNKIMNIASWAARYEEDKLLIVIPNAGTYDSDNIESVQLFIEGLIENILENKYFISNKEIELNPSYGIYNIPKGNEELNVEEIIKRARKNLKPVY
- a CDS encoding DUF1659 domain-containing protein, with protein sequence MAATLTDNKLVIRYKVGVNEAGRDIFKQQTLKNINPEVTDEKLVEISDLVAAVLDYSVAAVRKDQSFALSR
- a CDS encoding glycosyltransferase family 39 protein, with the protein product MNVKERKYIVNLMVFSFSIFMLYAVIIPFNNAPDEQLRFDIVDFILKYKELPIGGDPRLFYGDFGVTYAFKPYIAYVFSALLCILAELLKINIEPFMISRFFSVLCGVGTVYFTYLICKKIFKESKIKYVLPIFFASIPQFSFLNSYVNQDSLMIFLSSITVFLWIEGISNNWEWDIVIKISIVNGIIMLTYMNGYSIILCTVILVILTYKNKNSEFFKKTMFFTLISLLISGWFFVRNLIIYNGELFGDTISLELQEKLAIDSLKPSLRDVPYKHGLNMITMLIKTDWLKKTFMSFWAMLGNMDIRLNSVYYYLFMVISMLTVLVIIAKVKSAIVNRKYNDAFKLRIVFIFEILIVIILSIIYSTYNDFQPQGRYIYPAIIPIIIFIGETFEYIINKFRLKEWIVYLFIGVIIIFNIALPILAMIKKYYFVV
- a CDS encoding alginate O-acetyltransferase, yielding MKRIHIFRIILFSIIIIIPIITMNFKENQVSSIDNRNLTNFSDITNGDITNNIESYIEDRIGFRDTMITAYTLGMDKIFNDMVHPSYQYGENGYIYSKLERASFDEEFQEIFSDFIVKLQEYCNNNDIKFLYALEPSKITVYQEYLPIGYNYKNENLEYLLSLLEEKKINYIYNGEVLEKYKDTIQVFDEKYDANHWNETGAIIAISAILDRLHSLDSSVDPLDINKFEKYEVENTTLPVSYFPISEYTYKYNLIDNNSIEVDEYKDKIEISKQFRTFVHYRNLKNTDAPKILVFAGSYFNEKDKFLTESFSEYIKVHNYHNVINYEYYINLFNPDIILFESTEYTHKDHYFPVEQMKNKINS